The Lycium barbarum isolate Lr01 chromosome 10, ASM1917538v2, whole genome shotgun sequence genome includes a region encoding these proteins:
- the LOC132612997 gene encoding uncharacterized protein LOC132612997: MQAYPKLVDSKDDEEKQTNRKKYKMARKAAKLAVSTAKTTAFERLYAELEERGGDKNCFRLAKGRERKACDLDQMAKMLKEWRWSTMITFYKNEGDIQSCNNYRGIKMLSHTIKVWKRVEIGGAVYGPEEEIAHGIHRPGENLR, encoded by the exons ATGCAGGCGTATCCAAAGTTGGTAGACAGCAAGGATGACGAAGAGAAGCAGACGAATAGGaaaaagtataagatggcgagaaaggcGGCAAAGTTGGCAGTGTCGACAGCGAAAAcgacagcttttgaacgcctttatgcagaactagaggaaaGAGGCGGGGATAAAAATTGTTTCAGGCTTGCCAAGGGGAGAGAAAGGAAGGCATGtgacttggatcaa ATGGCAAAGATGCTcaaagaatggaggtggagtacaatgattacTTTTTACAAGAACgagggcgacattcaaagctgcaacaactatagaggtatcaagatGCTAAGCCACACTATAAAAGTGTGGAAAAGGGTG gagattggtggagcagtatacgGACCAGAAGAGGAaattgcacatggtattcatcgacctggAGAAAACTTACGATAA